A genome region from Nocardiopsis exhalans includes the following:
- a CDS encoding ABC transporter ATP-binding protein, producing MITFEGAAKIYPDGTVAVAHLDLTVETGKTTVFVGPSGSGKTTSLRMINRMVEPTDGTIRIDGADIRDRNPAQLRRSIGYVIQQAGLFPHRTVLDNIATVPLLLGWRRSRARARAVELMELVGLEPAQAKRYPHQLSGGQQQRVGVARALAADPPILLMDEPFSAVDPVVRTSLQDELTRLQQELHKTIVFVTHDIDEAVRLGDKIAVFRPGGELAQYDAPERLLAEPVDAFVESFIGYDRGVRRLSFFPASGLSLREDVVFDDEDRVERAQTLVAGENEPWALVVDAERMPKGWVSAEQLDRAPSGVPLGSLDLAPYGHTFDVGVDSLRAALDAAVLSPAGRAVGVDDEGRVVGVVSQNDLGAAIWSVSE from the coding sequence ATGATCACATTCGAGGGCGCCGCCAAGATCTATCCCGACGGCACCGTCGCCGTCGCCCACCTGGACCTGACCGTGGAGACGGGTAAGACCACGGTCTTCGTCGGCCCCTCCGGCAGCGGCAAGACCACCTCCCTGCGGATGATCAACCGCATGGTCGAGCCCACCGACGGCACCATCCGCATCGACGGCGCCGACATCCGTGACCGGAACCCGGCCCAGCTGCGCCGCTCCATCGGCTACGTCATCCAGCAGGCGGGCCTCTTCCCGCACCGCACCGTCCTGGACAACATCGCCACGGTGCCCCTGCTGCTGGGCTGGCGGCGCTCCAGGGCCCGCGCGCGGGCGGTCGAGCTCATGGAGCTGGTCGGGCTGGAACCGGCCCAGGCCAAGCGCTACCCGCACCAGCTCTCCGGCGGCCAGCAGCAGCGGGTGGGCGTCGCCCGCGCCCTGGCGGCCGACCCGCCGATCCTGCTCATGGACGAGCCCTTCAGCGCCGTGGACCCGGTGGTGCGCACCAGCCTCCAGGACGAGCTGACCCGCCTCCAGCAGGAGCTGCACAAGACCATCGTGTTCGTCACCCACGACATCGACGAAGCGGTGCGGCTGGGAGACAAGATCGCGGTCTTCCGCCCCGGCGGGGAGCTCGCCCAGTACGACGCCCCCGAGCGGCTGCTCGCCGAACCCGTGGACGCCTTCGTGGAGTCCTTCATCGGCTACGACCGCGGGGTGCGCCGCCTGTCCTTCTTCCCGGCCAGCGGGCTCTCCCTGCGCGAGGACGTGGTCTTCGACGACGAGGACCGGGTGGAGCGGGCCCAGACCCTGGTCGCCGGGGAGAACGAGCCCTGGGCGCTGGTCGTGGACGCCGAACGCATGCCCAAGGGGTGGGTCAGCGCCGAGCAGCTCGACCGGGCCCCCAGCGGAGTGCCCCTGGGCTCGCTGGACCTGGCGCCCTACGGCCACACCTTCGACGTCGGCGTGGACTCCCTGCGGGCCGCCCTGGACGCCGCGGTGCTCTCACCCGCGGGCCGGGCGGTCGGCGTGGACGACGAGGGCCGGGTGGTCGGGGTGGTCTCCCAGAACGACCTGGGCGCCGCCATCTGGTCGGTGTCCGAGTGA
- the nadA gene encoding quinolinate synthase NadA, with the protein MATVTATADTMTRQEWAAEVRRLADERDAVILAHNYQRPEIQDVAHHTGDSLALSRLAASVDAGTIVFCGVHFMAETAKILAPEKTILLPDPNAGCSLADTITAEDVRAWKAQHPGAVVVAYVNTTAAVKAETDICCTSSNAADVIRSIPEDKEILFLPDQFLGAHVKRVTGRENIHIWMGECHVHAGIDGHTLRERVAAEPDAEVYVHPECGCATSALYLVGSGAVPEDRVKVLSTGGMLSAAENTSAKKVLIATETGMLHQLRNANSTTEFEAVNSRAECHYMKMIDADKLLNSLRHGTTEILVDPETAERARRSVERMVSIGQPSRGGE; encoded by the coding sequence ATGGCAACGGTCACCGCGACGGCGGACACCATGACCAGGCAGGAATGGGCCGCTGAGGTCCGCCGCCTGGCAGATGAGCGCGACGCTGTCATCCTCGCGCACAACTACCAGCGTCCGGAAATCCAGGACGTCGCCCACCACACCGGCGACTCCCTGGCGCTCTCCCGGCTCGCCGCGAGCGTGGACGCCGGCACCATCGTCTTCTGCGGTGTGCACTTCATGGCCGAGACCGCCAAGATCCTCGCGCCGGAGAAGACCATCCTCCTGCCCGACCCCAACGCCGGGTGCTCGCTGGCCGACACCATCACCGCCGAGGACGTGCGCGCCTGGAAGGCCCAGCACCCCGGCGCGGTCGTGGTCGCCTACGTGAACACCACGGCGGCGGTCAAGGCCGAGACCGACATCTGCTGCACGTCGTCCAACGCGGCGGACGTCATCCGCTCCATCCCGGAGGACAAGGAGATCCTGTTCCTGCCGGACCAGTTCCTGGGCGCCCACGTCAAGCGGGTCACCGGCCGCGAGAACATCCACATCTGGATGGGCGAGTGCCACGTGCACGCCGGGATCGACGGCCACACCCTGCGCGAGCGGGTCGCGGCCGAGCCCGACGCCGAGGTGTACGTCCACCCCGAGTGCGGCTGCGCCACCTCCGCCCTCTACCTGGTCGGCAGCGGCGCGGTCCCCGAGGACCGGGTCAAGGTGCTCTCCACCGGCGGCATGCTCAGCGCCGCCGAGAACACCAGCGCCAAGAAGGTGCTGATCGCCACCGAGACCGGCATGCTGCACCAGCTGCGCAACGCGAACTCCACCACGGAGTTCGAGGCGGTCAACTCGCGCGCCGAGTGCCACTACATGAAGATGATCGACGCCGACAAGCTGCTGAACTCTCTGCGCCACGGCACCACAGAGATCCTGGTCGACCCCGAGACCGCCGAACGCGCCCGCCGCTCCGTGGAGCGCATGGTCTCGATCGGTCAGCCCTCCCGGGGCGGCGAGTAA
- the sppA gene encoding signal peptide peptidase SppA has protein sequence MVDLAKITEPLSLNRFGPKPRGPLVLELDLTEGVADDSPGDPLSQIMNRRKQQYLEVLEGIRRGARDPEVGALIVRVDARALGIAKIQELRDTVADFRATGKTAVAWADTYGEAGDGNLPYYLATAFSRIVLSPTGLVGLSGLMSRATFLKGALDKLDVKFEAGARHEYKSAINQYTQTEYTPAHREAMGRIVQSMNDQIVTAVAKSRDLTEERVRELIDTAPILAREALDAGLVDQLAYRDEVYAELTKEVRDKGEDSPEPGLQFVTRYHRKHASPPKPKFADGGEHIALISASGGITLGKSRRSPLGGAVMGSDTVCAAFRAARQDPRVRAVVFRVDSGGGSAIASDLIRRESQLTREAGKPVITTMGDVAGSGGYYVALGSDAIVAQPATITGSIGVLTGKPVLGELKKRFGITSDSVSEGAHAGMFDPEQGFSESEWERINLLLDTIYDDFVTKVAAARGRTWDEIHEVAKGRIWTGADAQERGLVDELGGVETAVRLARDKAGAGALPVRAFPRPHPLDRFRQHESSEDLASSEPQTVLSAWGPLEHLAVRMGLPVGGPLSMPGAWEVR, from the coding sequence ATGGTGGACCTCGCGAAGATCACTGAGCCCTTGTCCCTCAACCGGTTCGGCCCCAAGCCCCGGGGCCCGTTGGTGCTGGAACTCGACCTGACGGAGGGTGTGGCCGACGATTCACCGGGCGACCCCCTCAGCCAGATCATGAACCGCCGCAAACAGCAGTACCTGGAAGTACTGGAGGGAATCCGCCGCGGCGCCCGCGACCCCGAGGTGGGCGCTCTCATCGTGCGCGTGGACGCCCGTGCCCTGGGTATCGCCAAGATCCAGGAGCTGCGGGACACGGTCGCCGATTTCCGTGCGACCGGCAAGACCGCCGTGGCCTGGGCGGACACCTACGGAGAGGCCGGAGACGGCAACCTCCCCTACTACCTGGCCACCGCCTTCTCACGGATCGTTCTCTCGCCCACCGGTCTGGTGGGCCTGAGCGGCCTGATGTCGCGCGCCACCTTCCTCAAGGGCGCCCTGGACAAGCTCGACGTGAAGTTCGAGGCCGGGGCTCGCCACGAGTACAAGAGCGCGATCAACCAGTACACCCAGACCGAGTACACACCGGCCCACCGCGAGGCGATGGGCCGGATCGTGCAGTCCATGAACGACCAGATCGTCACGGCGGTCGCCAAGAGCCGCGACCTCACCGAGGAGCGGGTGCGCGAACTCATCGACACCGCCCCGATCCTGGCCCGGGAGGCGCTGGACGCCGGGCTGGTCGACCAGCTCGCCTACCGGGACGAGGTCTACGCCGAGCTCACCAAGGAGGTGCGCGACAAGGGCGAGGACTCCCCCGAGCCCGGACTGCAGTTCGTCACCCGCTACCACCGCAAGCACGCCTCCCCGCCCAAGCCGAAGTTCGCCGACGGCGGCGAGCACATCGCCCTCATCTCCGCCAGCGGCGGCATCACCCTGGGCAAGAGCCGCCGCTCCCCGCTGGGCGGCGCCGTGATGGGTTCGGACACCGTCTGCGCCGCGTTCCGCGCCGCCCGCCAGGACCCCCGGGTCCGGGCCGTGGTGTTCCGGGTGGACAGCGGCGGCGGCTCGGCCATCGCCTCGGACCTGATCCGCCGCGAGAGCCAGCTGACCCGCGAGGCGGGCAAGCCGGTCATCACCACCATGGGCGACGTCGCCGGGTCCGGCGGCTACTACGTCGCCCTGGGTTCGGACGCGATCGTGGCCCAGCCCGCCACCATCACCGGGTCCATCGGCGTGCTCACCGGCAAGCCGGTCCTGGGCGAGCTCAAGAAGCGGTTCGGGATCACCTCGGACTCGGTGAGCGAGGGCGCGCACGCGGGCATGTTCGACCCCGAGCAGGGGTTCAGCGAGTCCGAGTGGGAGCGGATCAACCTGCTCCTGGACACCATCTACGACGACTTCGTGACCAAGGTCGCGGCCGCCCGCGGGCGGACCTGGGACGAGATCCACGAGGTCGCCAAGGGCCGGATCTGGACCGGGGCCGACGCCCAGGAGCGCGGGTTGGTCGACGAACTGGGCGGGGTCGAGACGGCCGTACGGCTGGCCCGGGACAAGGCCGGGGCCGGGGCGCTGCCGGTGCGCGCCTTCCCGCGCCCGCACCCGCTGGACCGGTTCCGCCAGCACGAGTCCAGTGAGGACCTGGCCTCGTCCGAGCCGCAGACCGTCCTGAGCGCCTGGGGCCCGCTGGAGCACCTGGCGGTCCGGATGGGCCTGCCCGTCGGCGGTCCGCTGAGCATGCCGGGTGCGTGGGAGGTCCGTTGA
- a CDS encoding HAD family hydrolase, translated as MVFDVGETLIDETRIFARWADRFAIPHMAFFGTIGGVIASGGTLTDGFRLLVPGFDLEAESARWLAEEPDGEREHFTERDLYPDVRSAFKTMRAAGLSLVIAGNQPPEAGPALAAMELGVDGIGISDDWGVAKPQPEFFDRTLELAARSRPGLRAEEVLYVGDRVDNDVLPAGRAGMATALLRRGIYGYRHSATPEARGADVVADDLHQLADWITARD; from the coding sequence GTGGTGTTCGACGTCGGCGAGACGCTCATCGACGAGACGCGGATCTTCGCGCGCTGGGCGGACCGTTTCGCGATCCCGCACATGGCGTTCTTCGGCACCATCGGTGGTGTGATCGCCTCGGGCGGCACCCTCACCGACGGGTTCCGCCTGCTCGTGCCCGGGTTCGACCTGGAGGCCGAGAGCGCCCGCTGGCTTGCTGAGGAGCCCGATGGTGAGCGCGAGCACTTCACCGAACGCGACCTCTACCCCGACGTGCGCTCCGCCTTCAAGACCATGCGCGCGGCCGGGCTGTCCCTGGTGATCGCGGGCAACCAACCGCCCGAGGCCGGTCCGGCCCTGGCCGCCATGGAGCTGGGTGTCGACGGCATCGGGATCTCCGACGACTGGGGGGTGGCAAAGCCCCAGCCGGAGTTCTTCGACCGGACTCTGGAGCTGGCCGCGCGGAGCCGCCCCGGGCTGAGGGCCGAGGAGGTCCTCTACGTCGGCGACCGCGTCGACAACGACGTCCTGCCCGCCGGCCGGGCCGGGATGGCCACCGCCCTGCTGCGCCGCGGCATCTACGGCTACCGCCACTCCGCCACCCCCGAGGCCCGCGGCGCCGACGTCGTCGCCGACGACCTCCACCAGCTCGCCGACTGGATCACCGCCCGCGACTGA
- a CDS encoding ABC transporter permease, with translation MIAVEGGNGALGVWEWITRVTEWGVANWSYPDEPNRGIWPRLLEHMRLAYLSILIGLAVALPLGLACARWGRLYPPVLTGVNVLYAVPSIALFFLMLPYTGFSDWTAIVPLSLYTLVILLPNVVDGLRQVPDHVRQAAVAMGFGPLRRLLTVEMPVAVPVVIAGLRVASVATISMVSVASLVGLGGLGQLILSDGFRRQFDAPIVVGIVLVVLLAFVTDALLVVAQYLLTPWNRGNSGSGRARRSGRSRSRQRAVVATGTPVGAQTTAVRGPNQATAGE, from the coding sequence GTGATCGCCGTGGAGGGCGGGAACGGGGCGCTCGGCGTCTGGGAGTGGATCACCCGGGTCACCGAGTGGGGTGTGGCCAACTGGAGCTACCCCGACGAGCCCAACCGGGGCATCTGGCCCCGGCTGCTCGAACACATGCGCCTGGCCTACCTCTCCATCCTCATCGGCCTGGCCGTCGCGCTGCCGCTGGGTCTGGCGTGCGCGCGCTGGGGGCGGCTGTACCCGCCGGTGCTCACCGGCGTGAACGTGCTCTACGCGGTGCCCTCGATCGCGCTGTTCTTCCTCATGCTGCCCTACACCGGGTTCAGCGACTGGACCGCGATCGTGCCGCTGTCCCTGTACACGCTGGTCATCCTGCTGCCCAACGTGGTGGACGGGCTGCGCCAGGTCCCCGACCACGTGCGCCAGGCGGCGGTCGCGATGGGCTTCGGCCCGCTCCGGCGCCTGCTCACCGTGGAGATGCCGGTGGCGGTCCCGGTGGTCATCGCCGGGTTGCGGGTGGCCTCGGTGGCCACCATCAGCATGGTCAGTGTCGCCTCCCTGGTGGGACTGGGCGGGTTGGGCCAGCTCATCCTCAGCGACGGGTTCCGCCGCCAGTTCGACGCGCCCATCGTGGTCGGCATCGTCCTGGTGGTCCTGCTGGCGTTCGTCACCGACGCCCTGCTGGTGGTCGCCCAGTACCTGCTGACCCCCTGGAACCGGGGTAACAGTGGATCGGGCCGGGCGCGACGGTCGGGCCGCTCACGCTCGCGCCAACGGGCCGTGGTGGCCACCGGGACGCCCGTCGGCGCCCAGACCACCGCCGTGCGGGGCCCGAACCAAGCCACCGCGGGGGAGTGA
- a CDS encoding ABC transporter substrate-binding protein, with amino-acid sequence MHKKLALIGLPLVVLLSACGGSDPFEEEGGEAGTVVIGSADFPESSLLAELYGRAMAAEGVDVEYRLNIGSREVYYSQIESGNLSVFPEYNGATLAYLDDDAPSTDPEETNRLVEEALPDGLEILDSSSAENKDSVSVTSEVADEYDLTTLADLADAADELVLGGPPEFETRHQGVVGLESVYGIEFGEFRSLEVALLTQALLDDDIQAANLFTTDPQIAVEDFVVLEDPENLFGSQNITPVINSDQVDDTARAALNAVSAALTTEELTQLNERVVIQNENAADVAQEWLEEQGLA; translated from the coding sequence ATGCACAAGAAGCTCGCCCTCATCGGGCTTCCACTCGTGGTGCTCCTCAGCGCGTGCGGTGGCAGTGACCCCTTCGAGGAGGAGGGCGGCGAAGCGGGCACGGTCGTCATCGGTTCGGCCGACTTCCCCGAGAGCAGCCTGCTCGCCGAGCTGTACGGCCGGGCCATGGCAGCCGAGGGCGTCGACGTCGAGTACCGGCTCAACATCGGCAGCCGCGAGGTGTACTACTCGCAGATCGAGTCGGGCAACCTGTCGGTCTTCCCCGAGTACAACGGCGCCACCCTGGCCTACCTCGACGACGACGCGCCCAGCACCGACCCCGAGGAGACCAACCGCCTGGTCGAGGAGGCCCTGCCCGACGGCCTGGAGATCCTGGACTCCTCCAGTGCGGAGAACAAGGACTCCGTCAGCGTCACCAGCGAGGTCGCCGACGAGTACGACCTGACCACCCTCGCCGACCTGGCCGACGCCGCCGACGAGCTGGTCCTGGGCGGTCCGCCCGAGTTCGAGACCCGCCACCAGGGCGTGGTGGGCCTGGAGTCGGTCTACGGGATCGAGTTCGGCGAGTTCCGCTCGCTGGAGGTCGCCCTGCTGACCCAGGCGCTCCTGGACGACGACATCCAGGCCGCCAACCTGTTCACGACCGACCCGCAGATCGCGGTGGAGGACTTCGTGGTCCTGGAGGACCCGGAGAACCTCTTCGGTTCGCAGAACATCACCCCGGTCATCAACAGTGACCAGGTCGACGACACCGCGCGCGCCGCCCTGAACGCCGTCTCCGCGGCCCTGACCACGGAGGAGCTCACCCAGCTCAACGAACGCGTCGTCATCCAGAACGAGAACGCCGCGGACGTCGCCCAGGAGTGGCTCGAGGAGCAGGGCCTGGCCTGA
- a CDS encoding ABC transporter permease: protein MDILNELAAWFADPAQWTGPAGIPARMGEHVYYSLLGLLISAAIAVPIGLLTGHTGVGGFFSASLANFARALPTIGVLFLIVLAAGIGLVPVVAALVALAVPPILVNTHEGVRGVEPRLKDAALGMGMRGHEVLFKLELPVATPLILIGMRTAAVQVVATATIAAYVGVGGLGRYIVDGQARQDLTMMLGGSVLVVALAVVTTLLFAGLRRLLVAPGLRSEAAAAR, encoded by the coding sequence ATGGACATCCTGAACGAACTCGCGGCGTGGTTCGCCGACCCCGCGCAGTGGACCGGCCCCGCCGGCATTCCCGCCCGGATGGGCGAACACGTCTACTACTCGCTGCTGGGCCTGCTGATCTCGGCGGCCATCGCGGTACCGATCGGCCTGCTCACCGGACACACCGGGGTGGGCGGCTTCTTCAGCGCGAGCCTGGCCAACTTCGCCCGCGCCCTGCCCACCATCGGCGTGCTGTTCCTGATCGTGCTGGCCGCCGGGATCGGCCTGGTCCCCGTCGTCGCCGCGCTGGTGGCGCTGGCCGTACCGCCGATCCTGGTCAACACGCACGAGGGAGTGCGCGGCGTCGAGCCCCGACTCAAGGACGCGGCCCTGGGCATGGGCATGCGCGGCCACGAGGTCCTGTTCAAACTCGAACTCCCGGTGGCGACACCGCTCATCCTGATCGGGATGCGCACCGCCGCCGTCCAGGTGGTGGCCACGGCCACCATCGCCGCCTACGTGGGGGTGGGCGGCCTGGGCCGCTACATCGTCGACGGCCAGGCCCGCCAGGACCTGACCATGATGCTGGGCGGTTCCGTACTCGTGGTGGCGCTGGCCGTGGTCACCACGCTCCTGTTCGCCGGGCTGCGACGGCTCCTCGTCGCTCCCGGACTGCGCTCCGAAGCCGCGGCGGCGCGCTGA
- a CDS encoding M16 family metallopeptidase, with product METSGRVEQYKLDNGLRLVTAPASTGQVASVNLWYGVGSRHEVPGRTGFAHLFEHLMFQGSGNVTKGEHFDVVERLGGDINASTSTDRTNYYETVPTHALDSVLWLEADRLATLREGMTQEVLDNQRDVVKNERRQRYDNQPYGTALERILRLAYPEGHPYHHSTIGSMADLDAADLDYVKSFHKAHYGPDNCVLTIVSDLESADVLARVEKYFGAIPARDFIPETPDPTLRAPLGGPVRDSVTETVPAAGVFIGFRVPAYGEREHDVAQLAAAVLGQGQGSRLYRSLVVDRPIAADDGGGSADILPFRYTDSLLLVNMLAREGVAGDVLEQAIREEVAKLTSGITDEELDRARAVLEREHLHSIASPSGLADSIGSCTQLLGDPELAYTWPERWADVTAEEVRAAAERLLVDDNMLVVRFDPESETAAETLQVEAEADAAANAPQG from the coding sequence ATGGAAACGTCGGGCCGGGTCGAACAGTACAAACTGGACAACGGACTGCGTCTGGTGACGGCTCCGGCCTCCACCGGCCAGGTCGCCTCGGTCAACCTCTGGTACGGGGTCGGGTCCCGACACGAGGTGCCCGGCCGCACCGGGTTCGCGCACCTCTTTGAACACCTGATGTTCCAGGGCAGCGGCAACGTCACCAAGGGCGAGCACTTCGATGTGGTCGAGCGGCTGGGCGGGGACATCAACGCCTCCACCTCCACCGACCGGACCAACTACTACGAGACGGTCCCCACGCACGCCCTGGACTCCGTCCTGTGGCTTGAGGCGGACCGCCTGGCGACCCTGCGCGAGGGCATGACCCAGGAGGTCCTGGACAACCAGCGCGACGTGGTCAAGAACGAGCGCCGCCAGCGCTACGACAACCAGCCCTACGGCACGGCCCTGGAACGCATCCTGCGCCTGGCCTACCCCGAGGGCCACCCCTACCACCACTCCACGATCGGCTCCATGGCCGACCTGGACGCCGCCGACCTGGACTACGTCAAGTCCTTCCACAAGGCGCACTACGGGCCGGACAACTGCGTCCTGACCATCGTCAGCGACCTGGAGTCCGCGGACGTCCTGGCGCGGGTCGAGAAGTACTTCGGCGCCATCCCCGCCCGCGACTTCATCCCCGAGACCCCCGACCCCACCCTGCGCGCCCCGCTGGGCGGTCCGGTGCGCGACTCGGTCACCGAGACGGTCCCGGCCGCCGGGGTGTTCATCGGCTTCCGCGTTCCCGCCTACGGTGAGCGCGAGCACGACGTCGCGCAGCTGGCCGCGGCCGTCCTCGGCCAGGGCCAGGGCAGCCGCCTGTACCGCTCCCTGGTCGTGGACCGGCCCATCGCCGCCGACGACGGCGGCGGCTCCGCCGACATCCTGCCCTTCCGCTACACCGACAGCCTGCTGCTGGTGAACATGCTCGCCCGCGAGGGCGTGGCCGGTGACGTCCTGGAACAGGCCATCCGCGAGGAGGTCGCCAAGCTCACCTCCGGGATCACCGACGAGGAACTGGACCGGGCCCGCGCCGTGCTGGAGCGCGAGCACCTCCACTCCATCGCCAGCCCCTCCGGACTGGCCGACTCCATCGGCAGCTGCACCCAGCTGCTCGGCGACCCCGAGCTCGCCTACACCTGGCCCGAGCGCTGGGCGGACGTCACCGCCGAGGAGGTCCGGGCCGCGGCCGAGCGCCTGCTGGTCGACGACAACATGCTGGTCGTGCGGTTCGATCCCGAGTCCGAGACCGCCGCCGAGACGCTCCAGGTGGAAGCCGAGGCCGACGCCGCGGCCAACGCCCCGCAGGGATAG
- a CDS encoding NUDIX hydrolase — MDIPEANGQATVVGADAAAGAIATAAPHAAGAVGGGGGGTVLSAHEALAVVLQIRGGELCVLLWRRALPPCEGEWALPGGRLRADESLGASIRRQLAQKVDVRDLSHLEQLETRSDPERDPQRRTLATAYLGLVPAHIDPVVPDDTGWHPAADLPPMAFDHAAIVRSGRRRLRSKLSYTNLGFALAPPEFTMSELSAHYRAALGHDVAATNLRRVLLRRGQIEETGRSVPSGRSGGRPAALFRFRARELEVTDAFAVLRPPVG; from the coding sequence GTGGATATCCCGGAAGCAAACGGACAGGCCACGGTGGTCGGAGCGGACGCCGCGGCGGGAGCGATCGCGACGGCCGCCCCACACGCGGCCGGAGCGGTCGGAGGGGGAGGCGGGGGAACGGTGCTCTCGGCACACGAGGCGCTCGCCGTCGTCCTCCAGATCCGCGGCGGTGAACTGTGCGTGCTGCTGTGGCGGCGGGCCCTGCCGCCCTGCGAGGGGGAGTGGGCGCTGCCCGGCGGCCGCCTCCGCGCCGACGAGAGCCTGGGCGCCTCCATCCGCCGCCAGCTCGCCCAGAAGGTCGACGTCCGCGATCTGAGCCACCTGGAGCAGCTGGAGACGCGCAGCGACCCCGAACGCGACCCCCAGCGCCGCACCCTGGCCACCGCCTACCTGGGCCTGGTCCCGGCGCACATCGACCCGGTGGTGCCCGACGACACCGGGTGGCACCCCGCCGCCGACCTGCCCCCGATGGCCTTCGACCACGCCGCCATCGTCCGTTCGGGCCGCCGTCGCCTGCGCTCCAAGCTCAGCTACACCAACCTCGGCTTCGCGCTGGCGCCGCCGGAGTTCACCATGTCGGAGCTGTCCGCCCACTACCGGGCCGCCCTCGGGCACGACGTGGCCGCCACCAACCTGCGCCGGGTCCTGCTGCGGCGCGGACAGATCGAGGAGACCGGGCGCTCGGTGCCCTCGGGGCGTTCGGGCGGCCGGCCCGCCGCGCTCTTCCGCTTCCGAGCACGGGAGTTGGAGGTCACCGACGCCTTCGCCGTGCTGCGCCCGCCGGTCGGCTGA
- a CDS encoding flavin reductase family protein, with the protein MALLPTGVTVVTVADGRDDIGATVSALVSVSADPPVVMLSVAGDGYVAEVVEEVGAFAVSVLAADQRAIAGRFSAEGRPSARLLVSGVPHHRGERTRAIVLDEALSALECSVRQRVEVGDHVVFFADVVGLPEVGAERRSAAAMVRWDGRYHALD; encoded by the coding sequence ATGGCGCTGTTGCCGACCGGGGTGACCGTGGTGACCGTCGCGGACGGCCGCGACGACATCGGGGCGACGGTGAGCGCCCTGGTGTCGGTCTCCGCGGATCCCCCGGTGGTGATGCTGAGCGTGGCCGGGGACGGCTACGTGGCCGAGGTGGTCGAGGAGGTGGGCGCCTTCGCGGTGAGCGTGCTCGCCGCCGACCAGCGCGCCATCGCGGGCCGCTTCTCCGCGGAGGGGCGGCCCAGCGCCCGGCTCCTGGTGTCCGGAGTTCCCCACCACCGGGGTGAGCGCACCAGGGCGATCGTCCTGGACGAGGCGCTGTCCGCACTGGAGTGCTCGGTGCGACAGCGTGTGGAGGTCGGCGACCACGTGGTGTTCTTCGCCGACGTGGTGGGCCTGCCCGAGGTGGGTGCGGAACGGCGCTCGGCGGCGGCGATGGTCCGCTGGGACGGTCGCTACCACGCGTTGGATTGA